Proteins encoded within one genomic window of Gloeobacter kilaueensis JS1:
- the rseP gene encoding RIP metalloprotease RseP, translated as MFVLAAIAVLGVLIVVHELGHFLAARLQGIHVNRFSIGFGPVLLRYQGPKTEYALRALPLGGYVGFPDDDPDSTIPPNDPDLLKNRPVLDRAIVISAGVIANIVFAYLILVALPLFAGIPEAREQPGILVQQVMNQTSSAAKAGIKAGDVVLAADGQSLSGNRAGVEKLRQIIQGHPGRPVRFTLQRDRQQRQVEITPDSEGKIGVSLTPNQAIERRPARDIGEVFQTGSESFGRVFSMTFESFQMLFSGKAGLGEVAGPVGIVAMTANLAQSDITNLFFVAALISVNLAIINILPLPALDGGHLAFLFIEAVRGGKPLPSNIQEKVMQTGLVVLLGLALLLIFKDSLTLLRNGGSMLP; from the coding sequence ATGTTTGTACTGGCAGCGATCGCGGTTCTGGGCGTGCTGATTGTCGTCCACGAACTCGGACACTTCCTGGCCGCCCGTCTGCAAGGTATACACGTCAACCGCTTCTCGATCGGCTTTGGGCCAGTGCTTTTGCGTTACCAGGGACCAAAGACCGAGTACGCCCTGCGGGCGCTGCCCCTGGGCGGTTACGTCGGCTTCCCCGACGACGACCCGGACAGCACCATTCCCCCCAACGATCCAGATCTGCTCAAAAATCGCCCCGTCCTCGACCGGGCGATCGTGATCAGCGCCGGGGTGATCGCCAACATCGTCTTTGCCTACTTGATCCTGGTGGCGCTGCCGCTGTTTGCCGGTATTCCCGAGGCCAGAGAACAGCCGGGCATTCTCGTGCAACAGGTCATGAACCAGACCAGTTCCGCCGCAAAAGCCGGAATCAAGGCGGGCGACGTCGTGCTCGCAGCCGACGGCCAGTCCCTTTCAGGCAACAGGGCCGGGGTTGAAAAGTTGCGCCAGATTATCCAGGGCCACCCCGGCAGGCCCGTTCGCTTTACCCTGCAGCGCGACAGGCAACAGCGCCAGGTAGAGATCACCCCCGACAGCGAAGGCAAAATTGGCGTAAGCCTCACCCCCAACCAGGCGATCGAGCGCCGTCCCGCCCGCGATATCGGCGAAGTTTTCCAGACCGGTTCTGAGAGTTTTGGCCGCGTCTTCAGCATGACCTTCGAGAGCTTCCAGATGCTCTTCAGCGGCAAGGCGGGCCTCGGAGAAGTAGCAGGGCCCGTGGGCATTGTCGCCATGACCGCCAACCTCGCCCAGAGCGACATCACCAACCTCTTCTTCGTCGCCGCCTTGATCTCAGTCAACCTGGCGATCATCAACATCCTGCCGCTGCCTGCCCTCGACGGCGGCCACCTCGCCTTTTTGTTCATCGAGGCGGTGCGCGGCGGCAAGCCCCTGCCCTCCAATATTCAAGAAAAGGTGATGCAGACGGGCCTGGTCGTGCTCCTGGGGCTGGCGCTGTTGCTGATTTTTAAGGATTCGCTGACCTTGCTGCGCAACGGCGGCTCGATGCTGCCCTAG
- a CDS encoding TMEM165/GDT1 family protein, with protein sequence MDWKLVGVTFGAIFLAELGDKTQLATFLMTAKSGSPWAVFLGSSLALVLASLLGVLAGEWLSKMIPPQYLQLGAATGFVVIGCLMFWQVFRGGS encoded by the coding sequence ATGGATTGGAAACTGGTCGGCGTCACCTTTGGGGCGATCTTTCTGGCGGAGTTGGGCGACAAGACGCAACTGGCGACGTTTTTGATGACTGCCAAATCCGGCTCACCCTGGGCGGTGTTTCTCGGCTCCTCCCTCGCTCTGGTGCTCGCGAGCCTGCTGGGCGTGCTGGCCGGGGAGTGGCTGAGCAAGATGATTCCGCCCCAGTACCTGCAACTGGGAGCGGCGACGGGTTTTGTCGTGATTGGCTGCCTGATGTTCTGGCAGGTGTTTAGAGGCGGCAGCTAG
- a CDS encoding metallophosphoesterase family protein, translating to MRIQTIHAQPFHAIPYRAVAADGAVRRRAFLISHATVDVLPAGCAAIFACSDLQGVFSRSGSQTPRLLGEAIAGELARLAAGSDLPDPAQIGVLLCGDLWVRPELDRRGGIGDVREVWRAFARRFRWVAGVAGNHDDFGAPSERAAFASEPGIHLLDGEVVDLGGLKIAGLGGIIGDPQKQQRRREKDFIRALKRLLKADPDLLLLHQGPDAPPWNLAGHEAIRRAMERSSKPLVMSGHVHWKQPLASTERGLQLLNLEGRGLLLRHHSPGETSRVVAAAGAVR from the coding sequence ATGCGTATCCAGACGATCCATGCGCAGCCTTTTCATGCCATTCCTTACCGCGCTGTGGCCGCCGATGGAGCGGTGCGCCGCCGCGCTTTTTTAATTTCCCACGCCACGGTCGATGTTTTACCGGCAGGATGTGCGGCGATCTTCGCCTGCTCGGACCTGCAGGGAGTATTTTCGCGTTCCGGCAGTCAGACTCCCCGACTGTTGGGCGAGGCAATTGCGGGGGAACTGGCCCGGCTCGCTGCCGGCAGCGATCTACCCGATCCCGCACAGATCGGGGTGTTGCTCTGCGGCGATCTGTGGGTGCGGCCAGAACTGGACCGGCGCGGCGGCATCGGCGATGTGCGCGAGGTCTGGCGGGCCTTTGCCCGCCGCTTTCGCTGGGTAGCGGGGGTAGCGGGCAACCACGACGATTTTGGTGCGCCCAGCGAGCGGGCCGCTTTTGCCAGCGAACCGGGCATTCACCTGCTCGACGGCGAGGTGGTCGATCTGGGTGGCCTCAAGATCGCTGGTCTGGGTGGCATTATTGGCGATCCCCAAAAGCAGCAGCGCCGCCGCGAAAAAGATTTTATCCGGGCACTCAAGCGCCTGCTCAAAGCCGATCCGGACCTGCTGCTGCTGCACCAGGGACCGGACGCGCCGCCCTGGAACCTGGCCGGTCACGAGGCCATACGGCGGGCGATGGAGCGCAGCAGCAAGCCGCTGGTGATGAGCGGCCACGTCCACTGGAAACAGCCCCTGGCCTCGACGGAGCGCGGCCTGCAGCTACTGAATCTCGAAGGCCGGGGACTGTTGCTGCGGCATCATTCGCCGGGGGAGACGAGCCGGGTGGTTGCCGCCGCCGGTGCGGTCCGCTAG
- a CDS encoding DUF6391 domain-containing protein, with translation MTDSSQLPRRVTVERDESPLSTVQNLIERIRQVHALEHATIWVLSEQLPEVQLSGFSTDRGFFIYGPLDTGLLLRASHQALERINRGEENLAIHPRCGTNLSVGMLITATVGLGASLLLPRKPLPQLLAIGAAAATASQLATGVGALAQRHLTTSIPRNLEIVNARTLSDWAGRHSHFVETRYVG, from the coding sequence ATGACCGATTCCAGCCAGCTTCCGCGCCGAGTGACCGTCGAGCGCGACGAGTCGCCCCTCAGCACCGTTCAAAACCTGATCGAGCGCATTCGCCAGGTTCACGCCCTCGAACACGCGACGATCTGGGTGCTCTCCGAACAACTGCCGGAGGTGCAACTGAGCGGTTTTTCAACCGACCGGGGCTTTTTTATCTACGGCCCGCTCGATACGGGATTGCTCCTGCGCGCTTCCCACCAGGCGCTGGAGCGGATCAACCGGGGCGAAGAAAATCTGGCGATTCATCCGCGCTGCGGCACCAACCTCTCGGTCGGAATGCTGATTACGGCCACGGTTGGACTCGGAGCGAGTTTGCTGTTGCCGCGCAAGCCCCTGCCGCAACTGCTCGCGATCGGCGCGGCGGCAGCGACGGCTTCCCAACTGGCGACGGGTGTCGGAGCCCTCGCCCAGCGCCACCTCACCACTTCGATTCCCCGCAACCTCGAGATCGTCAACGCCCGTACCCTGAGCGACTGGGCCGGTCGCCACAGCCACTTCGTCGAGACCCGCTACGTCGGCTAG
- a CDS encoding SDR family oxidoreductase: MQDRVVLITGASGGIGSAVARRLAREGASLVLAGRTQQKLDELAAECEGAGSPKAVAVATDVTLKAQVEALFARASATFAQIDVVLNAAGLGILKAIQHLSEEDLDRQLAVNLKGTFLSCQAAVPIMSQQPAGGHIFNIPGILGQYPMATAAAYCASKYAVVGLTKSMALDLKRANVRFTLLYLGGLNTPFWDNAGMRVQRDKMLSAETAADAVAFALAVPAPGVPNEIVIQPDSHQFL; this comes from the coding sequence ATGCAGGACAGAGTTGTTCTCATCACAGGAGCAAGTGGGGGGATTGGATCGGCGGTGGCGCGGCGGCTTGCCCGCGAGGGCGCTTCACTCGTGCTGGCGGGGCGCACCCAGCAAAAGCTCGATGAACTGGCCGCCGAGTGCGAGGGAGCAGGTAGCCCAAAAGCGGTTGCAGTTGCCACCGATGTCACCCTCAAAGCCCAGGTAGAAGCGCTATTTGCCAGAGCCAGTGCCACCTTCGCTCAGATCGATGTCGTCCTCAACGCCGCCGGACTCGGCATTCTCAAGGCGATCCAGCACCTGAGCGAGGAAGACCTCGACCGGCAACTGGCAGTCAACCTCAAGGGCACCTTCCTCAGCTGTCAGGCAGCGGTGCCGATCATGAGTCAACAACCGGCGGGCGGGCACATCTTCAACATTCCGGGCATCCTTGGACAGTATCCGATGGCGACGGCGGCGGCCTACTGCGCCTCGAAGTACGCCGTGGTCGGTCTTACAAAGTCGATGGCCCTCGATCTCAAGCGCGCCAACGTCCGCTTCACCCTTCTGTATCTCGGCGGATTGAACACGCCTTTTTGGGACAACGCCGGGATGCGCGTCCAGCGCGACAAGATGCTCAGTGCCGAGACTGCCGCCGACGCCGTTGCCTTCGCCCTCGCTGTTCCCGCTCCCGGTGTGCCCAACGAGATTGTCATCCAGCCTGATAGCCACCAGTTTCTTTAG
- a CDS encoding DUF4342 domain-containing protein produces the protein MSNNRNFTEEAYVLGNQLVDKVKEVIEEGNVRRILIQDQQGKTLLEVPLNLGVAAGAGLVFFAPLLAGVGAIAAVVSRARLVIERYEDPAAKPPKSNEPQPIEIEDDE, from the coding sequence ATGTCAAACAACCGCAATTTCACCGAGGAAGCCTACGTTCTCGGCAACCAGCTCGTAGACAAGGTCAAAGAAGTAATCGAGGAGGGAAATGTCCGGCGCATCTTGATTCAAGATCAGCAGGGCAAGACGCTCCTCGAAGTACCCCTCAACCTCGGTGTCGCCGCCGGAGCGGGGCTGGTCTTCTTTGCGCCGCTGCTGGCGGGAGTGGGGGCGATCGCCGCCGTCGTCAGTCGTGCCCGCCTGGTGATCGAGCGCTACGAAGACCCGGCAGCCAAGCCGCCCAAGAGCAACGAGCCCCAGCCGATCGAGATCGAAGACGACGAATAG
- a CDS encoding tetratricopeptide repeat-containing sulfotransferase family protein, producing the protein MASKPKRSRERSLTPPETAQTLYERAEAARRHHQLGEASRYYRQALVRDAHFALAHYGLGATLALQQQWQAAAASFEAALQLHPDLAEASFDLAGVYRRLGAPGRAVDAYYRTLAIRQDYPGALQALADLLLQLGDWRRALGCYRQLLEREPGHAGAHLGLGVIHQQQGQLAQARTHYLQAVEQQPDLAAALANLGLLCKIEDRPAEAIDWYRRALVHEPDNPTILSNLAAVLEEVGDLQQAERLYERALSVQPEDIEALAGRASVREKRRDYQGAYDLLAPLARVRSDSVRLAIAFATACERQSRPAEALEVLIRTLERSQVPQDRVLLLFKLAGVQDTLGHYDEAFGCLEEAHALQPFFFDPVAWTGQIDALIATFSAENLANLPRSSNRSSVPVFIVGMPRSGTSLIEQILSRHSAIFAAGERGALFELAGTIDGYPARLESLKTEHLDALAEPYLAQLQQLAPAASRITDKLPQNYLHLGLIARLFPAARIIHCRRDPLDTCLSCYFQNFAARHPYTSRLEHLGQYYRQYERLMAHWREVLALPMLEVWYEELVAQQERVSRRLVEFLELQWEEECLSFWRSERLVNTASYDQVRRPLYDRSVGRARHYPAFVEKLKL; encoded by the coding sequence GTGGCATCCAAGCCAAAACGCAGCCGGGAGCGATCCCTGACGCCTCCCGAAACGGCCCAGACGCTCTACGAACGCGCCGAAGCTGCCCGCCGGCACCATCAATTGGGCGAGGCAAGCCGCTATTACCGGCAGGCTCTCGTCCGCGACGCGCACTTTGCTCTGGCCCACTATGGGTTGGGCGCAACCCTCGCCCTGCAGCAGCAGTGGCAGGCCGCCGCCGCCAGCTTTGAAGCGGCCCTGCAACTGCATCCGGATCTGGCCGAAGCCAGTTTTGATCTGGCAGGGGTCTATCGCCGGTTAGGAGCACCGGGCCGGGCCGTCGATGCCTATTACCGGACGCTCGCTATCCGCCAGGATTATCCGGGGGCGCTGCAGGCACTGGCGGATCTGCTGTTGCAACTGGGAGACTGGCGGCGGGCTCTGGGCTGCTACCGTCAGTTGCTGGAACGCGAGCCGGGCCATGCCGGGGCGCACCTGGGCCTGGGGGTGATCCACCAGCAGCAGGGGCAACTGGCGCAGGCCCGGACGCACTACCTGCAGGCGGTCGAGCAGCAGCCGGATCTGGCGGCGGCCCTCGCCAATCTCGGGTTGCTCTGCAAGATCGAGGATCGTCCGGCAGAGGCGATCGACTGGTACCGCCGGGCGCTCGTCCACGAACCGGACAATCCGACGATCTTGAGTAATCTGGCAGCAGTCCTGGAAGAAGTGGGGGATCTCCAGCAGGCCGAACGGCTTTACGAACGGGCGCTGAGCGTTCAGCCGGAGGATATCGAGGCGCTGGCCGGACGCGCCTCGGTGCGCGAGAAGCGGCGCGACTACCAGGGAGCTTACGATCTGCTTGCTCCCCTGGCCCGAGTACGAAGTGACAGTGTGCGGCTGGCCATCGCTTTTGCCACCGCCTGCGAGCGCCAGTCGCGACCGGCGGAGGCGCTGGAGGTGCTCATCCGCACTCTGGAGCGCTCCCAGGTGCCCCAGGACCGGGTGTTGCTGCTTTTTAAGCTGGCGGGCGTCCAGGACACCCTCGGGCACTACGACGAAGCATTCGGCTGTCTAGAAGAGGCCCACGCCCTGCAGCCTTTTTTCTTTGACCCGGTAGCCTGGACAGGCCAGATCGACGCGCTCATCGCGACTTTTAGCGCTGAAAATCTTGCCAACCTTCCCCGTTCCAGCAACCGCTCCTCGGTACCGGTCTTTATCGTCGGGATGCCCCGCTCCGGCACCAGCCTCATCGAGCAGATCCTCTCGCGCCACAGCGCAATCTTTGCCGCCGGGGAGCGCGGAGCCCTCTTCGAGCTGGCAGGTACGATCGATGGCTATCCGGCCCGCCTGGAGTCTCTGAAAACAGAACACCTGGACGCGCTGGCCGAGCCTTACCTCGCTCAGTTACAACAACTGGCTCCCGCAGCTTCCCGCATCACCGACAAACTGCCCCAGAACTACCTCCACCTCGGGCTGATTGCTCGTCTGTTTCCTGCCGCCCGCATCATCCACTGCCGCCGCGACCCCCTCGATACCTGTCTGTCGTGCTACTTCCAGAACTTCGCTGCCCGCCATCCTTATACCAGCCGCCTCGAACATCTGGGACAGTACTACCGCCAGTACGAGCGGCTGATGGCCCACTGGAGGGAAGTCTTAGCGTTACCGATGCTGGAGGTCTGGTACGAAGAGCTGGTTGCCCAGCAGGAGCGGGTGAGCCGCCGGTTGGTGGAGTTTCTGGAGCTGCAATGGGAGGAGGAGTGCTTGAGTTTCTGGCGCTCGGAGCGGCTGGTGAACACGGCGAGTTACGACCAGGTGCGGCGGCCCCTCTACGACCGCTCGGTGGGACGCGCCCGCCACTACCCTGCATTCGTCGAGAAGTTGAAACTTTGA
- a CDS encoding adenosine deaminase yields the protein MSLHAELHRHLGGSVVPRILWRYLVRQDHPLAEQYPEYKDFEAFFTRPRRSLEEYLELHTLVEHVQTLDALPYFVTRLIRGAYIFENLAYLEIRYTPYLRTDRHLSEEDRIAQMAEVVRTIGDASRSAEYPIVTSQILCLHSRLSDRVNRAIVELAASLPEYVCGIDVAGGDARYAARLDTFIDLYKYALACGLKTTAHLFETRDGIYPQMLPYVCRIGHGIQIPLLYPELLPQLAARQQCLEVCPTTYIKTGTLSDIAQLRPVFERCFEAGVDIAICTDNAGLHDVRLPFEYENLLTNDVIDFRQLKACQEASFRHAFAWPHSRPPQAILATQGVS from the coding sequence ATGTCGTTGCACGCAGAACTCCATCGACACCTTGGCGGGTCGGTGGTTCCCCGGATCCTCTGGCGCTACCTGGTGCGCCAGGATCACCCGCTCGCCGAACAGTATCCCGAGTACAAGGACTTTGAAGCGTTCTTTACCCGTCCCCGCCGCAGCCTCGAAGAATATCTCGAACTGCACACCCTCGTCGAGCACGTCCAGACCCTCGACGCCCTGCCCTACTTCGTCACCCGCCTGATTCGAGGCGCGTATATCTTCGAGAACCTGGCCTACCTCGAAATTCGCTACACGCCCTACCTGCGCACCGACAGGCATCTGAGCGAAGAGGACCGCATCGCCCAGATGGCCGAGGTCGTCCGCACGATCGGCGACGCCTCGCGATCGGCGGAGTACCCGATCGTCACCAGCCAGATCCTCTGCCTGCACAGCCGCCTGAGCGACAGGGTCAACCGCGCCATCGTCGAGCTGGCGGCGAGTCTGCCCGAGTACGTCTGCGGCATCGACGTGGCTGGCGGCGACGCCCGCTACGCTGCCCGCCTCGATACGTTTATCGATCTATATAAGTACGCCCTCGCCTGCGGCCTCAAGACCACCGCCCACCTGTTTGAGACCAGAGACGGCATCTACCCCCAGATGCTGCCCTACGTCTGCCGGATCGGCCACGGCATCCAGATACCGCTCCTTTATCCTGAACTGCTACCGCAACTGGCCGCCCGCCAGCAGTGCCTCGAAGTCTGTCCGACTACCTATATCAAGACCGGCACCCTGAGCGACATCGCCCAGTTGCGCCCCGTCTTCGAGCGCTGCTTCGAGGCCGGCGTCGATATTGCCATCTGCACCGACAACGCCGGACTGCACGATGTCCGCCTGCCCTTCGAGTACGAGAACCTGCTCACCAACGACGTCATCGACTTCAGGCAACTCAAAGCCTGTCAGGAAGCGAGCTTCCGCCACGCCTTCGCCTGGCCCCACTCCAGGCCGCCCCAGGCCATTCTTGCCACCCAGGGCGTTTCGTAG
- a CDS encoding cyanophycinase — MKKIWSLVSGLLLIATPCYAQAVVMVAGGGSEGDIGDTTSWSYRLYPHLLDGGDVNGDGRITVAVLANSPQSSFIPQYFKWLGADDAFNVIIASRDQANNAGTVDAVRGVDAIFIKGGDQGVYYDLWNGTRLEDNIRYVVQTLNGGIGGTSAGAMSQSQYAFAGGKDLISLDILTNAQTPYLNDTDGGSGIHNDFLGFVTGSVIDSHFNDRGRLARLLGIMAKAQSDYQLSTLLGIGLGDQTGLAIHGNSAQVIGVGSVTFAQPTPQTVVHRPAGAPLYLTNIRADVLTEGWSFDLTSRVVTNRPADALPVSYAGDSAANKNALTIDGSKKPQERSYALKASYYPQGYSLTPTPSSTDILNSIGLNDSQNSNNRGYIQETILRALYDHPDYSGILLSVGGKITRAQNSPDLLSFGPGSGGPESAAVIFDGEQVSAKSLSPYVSTSDSGNGSLHSAALENLRVHVLGQTSIWGTKYDSRDHDLQ; from the coding sequence ATGAAAAAGATCTGGAGCCTGGTGAGTGGTCTGTTGCTCATAGCGACGCCCTGCTACGCCCAGGCGGTGGTGATGGTGGCCGGTGGCGGCTCAGAAGGTGACATCGGAGACACCACAAGCTGGTCCTACCGCCTGTATCCACATCTTCTCGACGGGGGCGACGTAAACGGTGACGGGCGGATCACCGTCGCCGTCCTCGCCAACTCGCCCCAGAGCAGCTTCATTCCCCAGTACTTCAAGTGGCTGGGAGCGGACGACGCCTTCAACGTGATCATCGCCTCCCGCGATCAGGCCAACAACGCCGGCACGGTCGATGCGGTGCGCGGCGTCGATGCCATCTTTATCAAAGGCGGCGATCAGGGCGTCTACTACGACCTGTGGAACGGCACCCGTTTAGAAGACAACATCCGCTACGTCGTCCAGACCCTCAATGGCGGCATCGGCGGCACCAGCGCCGGGGCGATGAGCCAGTCGCAGTATGCCTTTGCCGGTGGCAAGGATCTGATCTCGCTCGACATTCTCACCAACGCCCAGACTCCCTACCTCAACGACACCGACGGCGGCAGCGGCATCCACAACGACTTTCTGGGCTTTGTCACCGGCAGCGTGATCGACTCGCACTTTAACGACCGGGGCCGCCTTGCCCGCCTGTTGGGGATCATGGCCAAAGCCCAGAGCGACTACCAGCTTTCTACCCTCTTAGGCATCGGCCTGGGTGACCAGACGGGACTGGCGATCCACGGCAATAGCGCCCAGGTAATCGGCGTAGGCTCCGTCACCTTTGCCCAACCCACGCCTCAAACCGTCGTTCACCGGCCCGCCGGAGCGCCCCTTTACCTCACCAACATCCGGGCCGACGTGCTCACCGAGGGCTGGTCCTTCGATCTCACCAGCCGCGTTGTCACGAACCGTCCCGCCGACGCCCTGCCAGTGAGCTACGCGGGCGACAGCGCCGCCAACAAAAACGCCCTCACGATCGACGGCAGCAAAAAGCCCCAGGAGCGCTCCTACGCCCTCAAGGCGAGCTACTACCCCCAGGGCTATTCCCTTACGCCAACGCCTTCCAGCACCGACATCCTCAACAGCATTGGCCTCAACGACAGCCAGAACTCCAACAATCGCGGCTATATCCAGGAGACAATCCTGCGCGCCCTCTACGACCACCCCGACTACAGCGGTATCCTGCTCTCAGTGGGTGGCAAGATTACCCGCGCCCAAAATAGCCCCGATCTCTTGAGCTTCGGTCCCGGTTCCGGCGGTCCCGAATCGGCAGCCGTCATCTTCGACGGCGAACAGGTGTCAGCCAAAAGCCTTTCTCCCTACGTTTCCACCTCCGACTCCGGCAACGGCTCGCTGCACTCCGCCGCCCTCGAAAACCTGCGCGTCCACGTCCTGGGGCAGACCAGCATCTGGGGCACCAAGTACGACTCCCGCGATCACGATTTGCAATAG
- a CDS encoding EcsC family protein, translating to MSESSIASSENLNLQAAQFLPRLTGWVASTRSWVGDSLQAARDSDWMKQIGRSLGANWLLQLLDQVNLRKVRETVEALQREHPDESPAQLSARLISRKAFFAGGIGVASGLLPPGINLPAIAADVVGTLVLEIELIYEIACAHGLDLDSPDRKGEAALVLALGTGADRLAGAGTQALKRVVATQIARVNLEQLARIIGKQLAERLVLKGVPMVVGAVVGGGTNLAAINLIGNAAAHFYESQITVQAEASKEAA from the coding sequence ATGTCCGAATCTTCGATCGCAAGCAGCGAGAACCTGAACCTGCAGGCCGCCCAGTTTCTCCCCCGGCTCACCGGCTGGGTTGCCTCCACCCGTTCCTGGGTGGGTGACTCCCTTCAGGCTGCCCGCGATAGCGACTGGATGAAGCAGATAGGCCGCTCCCTCGGGGCAAACTGGCTTCTCCAACTGCTCGATCAGGTGAATCTGCGCAAGGTGCGCGAGACGGTCGAAGCGCTGCAGCGCGAGCATCCCGACGAATCTCCGGCCCAACTTTCAGCACGGCTTATCAGCCGCAAAGCTTTCTTTGCCGGTGGCATCGGTGTGGCAAGCGGCCTTCTGCCCCCCGGCATCAACCTGCCTGCAATTGCCGCCGATGTGGTCGGTACCCTGGTCCTTGAGATCGAACTCATTTATGAGATCGCCTGCGCCCACGGCCTCGACCTCGACAGTCCCGACCGCAAGGGTGAAGCAGCCCTGGTCCTTGCCCTCGGCACCGGAGCCGATCGCCTGGCGGGTGCCGGTACCCAGGCTCTCAAGCGCGTCGTCGCCACCCAGATTGCCCGAGTCAACCTCGAACAACTCGCCCGAATCATCGGCAAACAACTAGCGGAGCGCCTTGTCCTCAAGGGCGTGCCGATGGTCGTCGGTGCCGTCGTCGGCGGTGGCACCAACCTCGCCGCTATCAACTTGATCGGCAACGCCGCTGCCCACTTCTACGAGTCTCAGATCACCGTTCAGGCAGAGGCAAGTAAGGAAGCTGCCTGA
- a CDS encoding 4a-hydroxytetrahydrobiopterin dehydratase gives MTTKLSTEQIEAALAGLEGWQVVEADGTRAIERTYRFADFAQAMVFVNQVAQEAEAAAHHPDIQISYNRVKLTLTTHDAGGLTTKDFELAAVLQGSVA, from the coding sequence ATGACTACGAAATTGAGTACTGAGCAGATCGAGGCGGCTCTGGCTGGGCTGGAGGGCTGGCAGGTGGTCGAAGCGGACGGCACCAGGGCGATCGAGCGCACTTACCGCTTTGCAGATTTTGCCCAGGCGATGGTCTTCGTCAATCAGGTGGCGCAGGAGGCCGAAGCTGCCGCTCACCATCCAGACATCCAGATTAGCTACAACCGCGTCAAACTCACCCTCACCACCCACGACGCGGGGGGGCTAACGACAAAGGACTTCGAGCTGGCCGCTGTGCTCCAGGGATCCGTAGCGTGA
- a CDS encoding S41 family peptidase, whose translation MQSFFRRSAPLTGLLIFCAATAVIAAPRQPLQVRAEYNSKLEDSPKAIVDEVWQTVDREFVDPTFNKQNWLEARSQLLNRDYKNKEEAYAAIRTSLKILGDPYTRFLDPREFQALRDQTSGELVGVGIQLGLSPVNKQPMVLRTLEDSPASRSGIQAKDELVAVDGKPTAKLELADVSRMIRGDRDTQVTLSVLRDGQKLNFTITRAPIELKVVTSSLKEENGRKVGYIRLQEFSEKAPGEMRKAISDLSDKGAQGLVLDLRGNPGGLLDAAANIADLLLARGTIVSTVDRAGTQDKLLSDQHPITALPLVVLVDQNSASASEILAGALKDNRRATLVGTKTFGKGVIQQVNSLSDGSGVNVTIAHYLTPAGNDIHKKGIVPDVLSMFPEEARKNPVDPASSGDVQYQKAITVLARVIDGKPAVETASK comes from the coding sequence ATGCAAAGTTTCTTCCGCAGGAGCGCACCGCTCACCGGGCTTTTGATCTTTTGTGCTGCCACCGCCGTCATCGCTGCTCCCAGGCAGCCGCTGCAGGTGCGCGCAGAGTACAACAGCAAGCTCGAAGATTCGCCCAAGGCGATCGTCGATGAAGTGTGGCAGACGGTCGATCGCGAGTTCGTCGATCCGACGTTTAACAAACAGAACTGGCTGGAAGCGCGTTCCCAGCTGCTCAACCGCGATTACAAGAACAAAGAAGAAGCTTATGCAGCGATTCGCACCTCGCTGAAGATTCTGGGCGATCCGTACACGCGCTTTCTCGATCCGCGCGAATTTCAGGCACTGCGCGATCAGACCAGCGGAGAGCTGGTCGGCGTCGGCATTCAGCTGGGTCTGTCGCCTGTCAACAAACAGCCGATGGTTCTGCGTACCCTCGAAGATAGCCCTGCCAGCCGCTCAGGCATCCAGGCCAAAGACGAACTGGTGGCTGTAGACGGCAAGCCGACCGCCAAGCTCGAACTGGCCGATGTCTCGCGGATGATCCGGGGCGATCGGGACACCCAGGTGACGCTATCGGTGCTGCGGGACGGGCAAAAGCTCAACTTCACGATCACCCGCGCTCCGATCGAGCTAAAGGTCGTCACCAGCAGCCTCAAAGAAGAAAATGGCCGCAAGGTGGGCTATATCCGCCTGCAGGAATTTTCTGAAAAAGCTCCCGGTGAGATGCGCAAGGCGATCAGCGATCTGAGCGACAAGGGTGCCCAGGGTCTGGTGCTCGACCTGCGGGGCAACCCCGGTGGCCTCTTAGATGCGGCGGCCAACATCGCCGATCTGCTGCTCGCTCGCGGCACGATCGTCTCGACGGTCGATCGGGCCGGTACCCAGGACAAGTTGCTCTCCGACCAGCATCCGATCACCGCCCTGCCGCTGGTGGTGCTGGTCGATCAAAATTCTGCTTCCGCGAGCGAGATCCTGGCGGGTGCCTTAAAAGACAACCGCCGCGCCACCCTGGTCGGCACCAAGACCTTCGGTAAGGGCGTGATCCAGCAGGTCAACTCCCTCTCCGACGGCTCGGGCGTAAACGTCACCATCGCCCACTACCTCACCCCAGCCGGCAACGACATCCACAAGAAGGGCATCGTCCCGGATGTGCTCTCGATGTTTCCCGAAGAAGCGCGCAAGAACCCGGTAGATCCGGCCTCCAGCGGCGATGTGCAGTATCAAAAGGCCATAACGGTGCTTGCCAGGGTGATCGATGGCAAGCCGGCGGTCGAGACAGCGAGCAAATAA